In Candidatus Kaistella beijingensis, a genomic segment contains:
- a CDS encoding single-stranded DNA-binding protein, producing MSLRNKVTLIGRTGKEVEIVKFENGKLAKVSLATTDYYTNALGEKVEETQWHNLVANGKLADIMEKYVEKGKEIAVEGKIVYRTYDDKDGVKRYTTDIRVEELVMVGSK from the coding sequence ATGTCACTAAGAAACAAAGTTACCTTAATCGGTAGAACAGGAAAAGAAGTCGAAATCGTAAAATTCGAAAACGGAAAACTGGCGAAAGTAAGTTTAGCCACCACAGATTACTATACCAATGCGCTTGGTGAAAAAGTAGAAGAAACGCAATGGCACAATCTCGTTGCCAACGGAAAATTAGCCGACATCATGGAAAAGTATGTAGAAAAAGGTAAAGAAATCGCCGTGGAGGGAAAAATCGTCTATAGAACTTACGACGATAAAGATGGAGTAAAAAGATATACCACCGATATTCGTGTAGAAGAATTAGTGATGGTCGGAAGCAAATAA
- a CDS encoding HRDC domain-containing protein, whose protein sequence is MKVKLIKVRLSEEYIYSDQRILDQFLRENNILKYESAFVKDDESYWSVILYYEEMKMSVNEAKSQKYSAGKDAELSKDEIAILDSLKLWRTEKAKEQNLPVYFIATNNELLSIAKYKPIKKEELLDIKGFGRHKLENYGEEIIEILERV, encoded by the coding sequence ATGAAAGTAAAATTAATAAAAGTCCGTTTGTCGGAAGAATATATCTACAGTGACCAAAGAATTCTAGACCAGTTTTTGAGAGAAAATAATATTTTGAAATACGAATCCGCTTTTGTGAAGGACGATGAAAGTTACTGGTCCGTTATTCTTTATTACGAGGAAATGAAAATGTCGGTCAACGAAGCAAAATCCCAAAAATATTCTGCCGGAAAAGATGCAGAATTAAGCAAGGATGAAATTGCAATTTTAGATTCGCTAAAACTTTGGCGCACCGAGAAAGCAAAAGAGCAAAATCTTCCAGTTTATTTTATAGCAACCAATAATGAATTATTATCCATCGCAAAATACAAACCGATAAAAAAAGAAGAATTGCTTGATATAAAAGGTTTCGGCAGACACAAACTCGAAAATTATGGCGAAGAAATCATCGAAATTTTAGAGCGTGTATGA
- a CDS encoding IS1182 family transposase, whose amino-acid sequence MNFKHYNQNQLVLFPYSFEELIPENHPVRIVNDILERINIDPLLKAYSREGNPSYHPGMMLKVMVFAYMNNIYSSRKIEKALRENINFMWLSNMSIVDHNTVNRFRSNKLEAAFKDIFSQVVLLLADEGLVSLKQVFVDGTKIEAQANRYTFVWANAIKTNKEKMLRQLEDLWKYAQNVAREEDKDPEPPEFKEISKEKIQQTVENINAKLKGSDRKTDSDKKAKAKLNYIKNNFEKNLDKYEAQEAILKERNSYSKTDEDATFMRMKDDHMQNGQLKPAYNAQISTENQIIVNYTIHQQTNDFNTLEHHLKNFEKLYGEKRLAELEELTADAGYGSEQNYELLEQNNITPYVKYNTFDKEQDAHYQAKHKTFSKENLHYNQEKDYYVCAMGQKMEKTHESTRKTKTGYPQKLSHYQAKNCDGCPIRGVCHSSKENRSVERNHHLEQYKEKIRELLNSQEGIKKRRQRSVEVEPVFAHLKHCNNFKRFTLKGLKKVELEFGLHALAHNLRKKVA is encoded by the coding sequence ATGAATTTCAAGCATTATAACCAAAATCAGCTGGTGCTGTTTCCTTATAGTTTTGAGGAATTGATTCCCGAAAATCACCCTGTTCGGATTGTCAATGATATTTTGGAGAGAATTAATATAGATCCGCTTCTAAAAGCCTACAGCAGAGAAGGAAATCCCAGTTATCATCCCGGGATGATGCTCAAAGTGATGGTTTTTGCGTACATGAATAATATTTATTCCTCCCGGAAGATAGAAAAAGCGCTTCGGGAAAATATCAATTTTATGTGGCTTTCCAACATGAGCATTGTGGATCACAATACCGTGAACCGCTTCCGGAGCAATAAGCTGGAAGCGGCTTTCAAGGATATTTTCTCGCAAGTAGTTTTGCTTTTGGCAGATGAAGGCTTGGTGAGTTTGAAACAGGTTTTTGTGGATGGAACGAAAATCGAAGCACAGGCAAACCGCTACACTTTTGTTTGGGCAAATGCCATTAAAACCAATAAAGAAAAAATGCTCCGCCAATTGGAAGATCTTTGGAAATACGCTCAAAACGTGGCAAGAGAGGAAGACAAAGACCCTGAACCGCCTGAGTTTAAAGAAATCAGCAAAGAAAAGATCCAGCAAACCGTAGAAAATATCAATGCCAAATTGAAAGGCAGCGACCGCAAGACCGATTCCGACAAAAAAGCTAAAGCCAAGCTGAATTACATTAAAAATAATTTTGAGAAAAACCTCGATAAATACGAAGCTCAGGAAGCGATTTTAAAAGAAAGAAACTCTTACAGCAAGACGGATGAAGACGCCACTTTTATGAGAATGAAGGATGATCACATGCAGAACGGACAACTTAAACCCGCCTACAATGCACAAATTTCTACGGAGAATCAAATCATCGTCAATTATACCATTCATCAGCAGACCAATGACTTCAATACCCTAGAGCATCATCTTAAAAATTTTGAGAAACTCTATGGGGAAAAAAGATTGGCGGAATTAGAAGAACTCACTGCCGATGCAGGTTATGGGAGCGAGCAGAACTATGAATTGCTGGAACAGAACAATATTACACCTTATGTAAAATACAACACCTTCGACAAAGAGCAGGATGCCCATTATCAGGCGAAACACAAAACATTCAGCAAAGAAAATCTGCACTACAATCAGGAAAAAGATTATTACGTCTGTGCGATGGGTCAAAAGATGGAAAAAACACACGAAAGCACTCGGAAAACCAAGACCGGTTACCCTCAAAAACTCTCGCATTATCAGGCTAAAAACTGTGATGGATGCCCAATCAGAGGCGTTTGTCACAGTTCCAAAGAAAATCGCAGTGTAGAGCGAAACCATCATCTGGAACAGTACAAAGAGAAAATCAGGGAACTATTAAACAGCCAAGAAGGCATTAAAAAACGCAGACAACGCTCGGTTGAAGTAGAACCTGTGTTTGCACATCTGAAACATTGCAACAATTTTAAGCGGTTTACCCTGAAAGGTCTGAAAAAAGTAGAATTGGAGTTCGGATTGCACGCATTAGCACACAATTTAAGAAAGAAAGTTGCCTAA
- the hisS gene encoding histidine--tRNA ligase, translated as MKPSLAKGTRDFSSEEVFRRKFIINTLQNNFELFGFQPLETPSFENLSTLTGKYGEEGDRLIFKILNSGDYASKTKDEDWNSKNSQKLISQISEKALRYDLTVPFARYVTMNHGTMTFPFKRYQIQPVWRADRPQKGRFREFYQCDADVVGSESLWQEVELVQLYLQSFSDLKIPVTLHLNNRKILSGLAEYAGISKHLIEFTVALDKLDKIGKEGVIKELLEKNISQTSIDKLEFLFEQTDDSMENLLLLKEKFVEDDLGFKGVEELEFVFNKCLDLGISLENLKFDITLARGLDYYTGAIFEVKADEVAMGSIGGGGRYDNLTEVFGVKNIPGIGISFGLDRIYLVMEELGLFPQSIENSVKYLFANYGERESLEALKVIFQLRKNGISAELYPESAKLKKQFTYAEKKGIPNLVFFGEQEISENKITIKNLESGEQKTLSINEFLN; from the coding sequence ATGAAGCCAAGCTTAGCAAAAGGAACAAGAGATTTTTCTTCCGAGGAAGTTTTCCGAAGAAAATTCATTATCAATACATTACAAAATAATTTTGAACTTTTCGGATTTCAACCTTTGGAAACCCCGAGTTTTGAAAACCTTTCAACTCTAACCGGAAAATATGGTGAAGAAGGTGACCGTTTGATTTTCAAAATTTTGAATTCTGGAGATTACGCTTCCAAGACAAAAGATGAAGATTGGAACTCAAAAAACTCACAAAAACTCATTTCGCAGATTTCGGAAAAAGCGTTGCGTTATGATTTGACGGTTCCTTTTGCGAGATATGTCACGATGAATCACGGAACCATGACTTTTCCTTTCAAACGTTACCAAATCCAGCCGGTTTGGAGAGCGGATCGTCCACAGAAAGGCAGGTTCAGAGAGTTTTATCAATGTGATGCCGATGTAGTTGGAAGCGAAAGTTTATGGCAGGAAGTGGAGCTGGTTCAACTTTATCTTCAATCTTTTTCAGATTTGAAAATTCCGGTGACGCTACATTTGAATAATAGAAAAATTCTTTCCGGACTTGCGGAATATGCAGGAATTTCAAAACATTTAATTGAGTTTACCGTCGCTTTAGACAAGTTGGATAAAATTGGTAAAGAAGGAGTTATTAAAGAACTTCTTGAAAAAAATATCAGTCAAACATCCATCGATAAATTGGAGTTTCTTTTCGAACAGACTGATGATTCCATGGAAAATCTCCTTTTATTAAAGGAAAAATTTGTGGAAGACGACCTCGGTTTCAAAGGAGTTGAAGAATTGGAATTTGTTTTCAATAAATGTTTGGATTTGGGAATTTCTCTCGAAAATTTAAAGTTCGACATTACTTTAGCGAGAGGACTTGATTATTATACCGGTGCCATTTTCGAGGTGAAAGCAGATGAGGTTGCAATGGGTTCCATTGGTGGTGGTGGAAGATACGACAACTTAACCGAGGTTTTCGGGGTGAAAAATATTCCGGGAATCGGGATTTCTTTCGGGCTCGACCGAATTTATTTGGTCATGGAAGAACTTGGTCTTTTTCCCCAAAGTATCGAAAATTCTGTAAAATATCTTTTTGCGAATTATGGCGAAAGAGAATCTTTGGAAGCATTAAAAGTAATCTTCCAGCTTCGCAAAAATGGAATTTCAGCCGAACTTTATCCCGAATCAGCCAAATTGAAAAAGCAGTTCACTTACGCAGAGAAAAAAGGAATTCCAAATTTAGTTTTCTTTGGTGAACAGGAAATTTCAGAAAATAAAATCACCATAAAAAATCTTGAATCCGGAGAACAAAAAACACTTTCTATAAATGAATTTTTGAACTAA
- a CDS encoding EamA family transporter: MWWLYALLSAFFAALTAIFAKIGVENVNSNLATAIRTVVVLVMIWLIVFSRGEMKGIGELSNKTWFFLGISGVATGLSWIFYFKALQMGEVSKVAGIDKLSLALTIIFAVIFLGETLTWKTALGAGLIITGTLFLIWK, encoded by the coding sequence ATGTGGTGGCTTTACGCACTTCTTTCCGCCTTCTTCGCTGCACTCACTGCCATTTTTGCAAAGATCGGTGTGGAAAATGTAAACTCCAATTTGGCGACTGCAATTCGAACAGTTGTGGTTTTGGTGATGATTTGGCTCATTGTCTTTTCGCGCGGGGAAATGAAGGGAATTGGTGAACTTTCCAACAAAACATGGTTTTTTCTCGGAATTTCGGGAGTTGCAACCGGACTTTCTTGGATTTTCTATTTCAAGGCTTTACAAATGGGCGAAGTTTCCAAAGTGGCGGGAATAGATAAGTTGAGTTTGGCTTTAACCATCATTTTTGCGGTAATCTTTTTAGGCGAAACTTTAACCTGGAAAACCGCACTTGGAGCAGGATTGATTATTACAGGAACCTTATTTTTAATTTGGAAATAA
- a CDS encoding DUF1835 domain-containing protein, which produces MKTFHILNGDCLHQRFPNDLDGEKIIWRECLIDGPVSETNFLEYRAKFIQESFGETKEGYLEKVLNEFEKIKNIPQNADVYFWFEDDLFCQVNLWFLLSNFSCENQSLFAVFPTFNDEKNRWKGFGNHDAEDLKRCFAESKKINSNDFELGQKLWKAFSKGDLQKLKIFSKSKSEIFRKLKDVSIANENRFNGNLDKQISELANQESDVNKLFQKFTEKYGIYGFGDLQFKRYFPQP; this is translated from the coding sequence ATGAAAACTTTCCACATTCTAAATGGCGATTGTCTTCATCAAAGATTTCCAAATGATTTGGACGGAGAGAAAATAATTTGGCGTGAATGTTTAATTGATGGTCCAGTTTCGGAAACAAATTTTTTGGAATATCGAGCAAAATTTATTCAAGAAAGCTTTGGAGAAACAAAGGAAGGCTATTTAGAAAAAGTTTTGAACGAGTTTGAGAAAATTAAAAATATTCCCCAAAATGCCGACGTTTACTTTTGGTTTGAGGACGATTTGTTTTGTCAGGTAAATCTGTGGTTTTTGCTTTCTAATTTTTCATGTGAAAATCAAAGCTTATTTGCGGTTTTTCCCACTTTTAATGATGAAAAAAACAGATGGAAAGGTTTTGGCAATCACGACGCTGAAGATTTGAAAAGATGTTTCGCGGAATCAAAGAAAATCAATTCGAACGATTTTGAATTAGGACAAAAATTATGGAAAGCCTTTTCAAAAGGGGACTTACAGAAATTAAAAATATTTTCAAAATCAAAATCCGAAATTTTTAGAAAACTGAAAGACGTTTCAATTGCAAACGAAAACCGATTCAACGGAAATTTAGATAAACAAATTTCAGAACTTGCCAATCAAGAAAGTGATGTCAATAAATTATTTCAGAAATTTACAGAAAAATATGGAATTTACGGTTTCGGCGATTTACAGTTCAAAAGGTATTTTCCTCAACCTTAG
- a CDS encoding class I SAM-dependent methyltransferase, giving the protein MQDYLEINRNSWNAKVEPHLKSDFYFVEEFLHGRTSLNSIELELLGDVKGNEILHLQCHFGQDSISLSRMGAKVTGIDLSDKAIETAKNLAQKCGTDTEFIVSDVYDLPNVLDQKFDIVYSSYGTIGWLPDLEKWAKVISRFLKPGGKFVFVEFHPVIWMFDDDFTFVKYNYFNEKPIMETYEGTYADQSANIVQDYVMWNHPLSDVLNNLIKENLKIEYFEEYDWSPYACFRHNEEFEKGKYRIPQFGNKVPHVFSVVAGK; this is encoded by the coding sequence ATGCAAGACTATCTCGAAATCAACCGCAATTCCTGGAACGCCAAAGTAGAGCCGCATCTGAAATCCGACTTCTATTTTGTGGAGGAATTTCTACATGGAAGAACTTCTTTAAACTCGATTGAGCTTGAACTTTTGGGCGATGTGAAAGGAAACGAAATTCTCCATCTTCAATGTCATTTTGGGCAGGATTCCATTTCGCTTTCAAGAATGGGCGCGAAAGTTACAGGAATTGATTTGTCGGATAAAGCGATTGAAACCGCAAAAAATTTAGCACAAAAATGCGGAACAGATACCGAATTTATCGTTTCGGATGTTTACGATTTGCCAAATGTTCTGGATCAGAAATTTGACATCGTTTACAGCAGTTATGGAACCATTGGTTGGCTTCCCGATTTGGAAAAGTGGGCAAAAGTGATTTCACGCTTCCTGAAACCAGGCGGAAAATTTGTTTTTGTGGAATTTCATCCCGTGATTTGGATGTTTGATGACGATTTTACTTTTGTGAAGTACAATTATTTCAATGAAAAACCGATTATGGAAACCTACGAAGGAACTTATGCAGACCAATCCGCAAACATTGTGCAAGATTACGTCATGTGGAATCATCCTCTTTCTGATGTTCTGAATAATTTAATCAAAGAAAACCTCAAAATAGAATATTTTGAGGAATACGACTGGTCGCCTTATGCGTGTTTCCGCCACAATGAGGAATTTGAGAAAGGAAAATACAGAATACCACAATTTGGGAATAAGGTTCCACATGTTTTTTCGGTGGTTGCCGGGAAATAG
- a CDS encoding formate--tetrahydrofolate ligase, with translation MSFPTDLEIAESANIQHIKNIAEKIGIHNDDLEYFGKHKAKIPLKYIDEEKIKKSKLILVTAINPTPAGEGKTTVSVGLNDGLNKIGKKSIAVLREPSLGPVFGVKGGAAGGGYAQVIPMVDINLHFTGDFAAIEKANNLLSALIDNNLQNKKFSLNLDPRTIVWKRVMDMNDRSLRHIVVGLGGSNNGITREEGFNITPASEVMAILCLSRDFEDLKNRLGNIFVGFTFDKKPIFARDLKAENAMAILLRDAIKPNLVQTLEGNPAILHGGPFANIAQGTNTIIATKTGLSLADYVVTEAGFGADLGAEKFLHIKCHYGKIKPDAYVIVATIRALRYHGGAKKGEYEKPNLPFVKNGIENLKKHIENAFKFGLKPIVAINHFATDSEEEIDFVKSECEKLGVKAILAEEFSKGGEGMTELAKEVVYCADFCGNDFKPLYKVDDSVEYKIETIAKEIYGAESVVFSQKAKNQLKTIYDLGFDKVPICMAKTQKSLTDDETKIGRPSNFKITVREFEFAAGAGFIIPILGDMMRMPGLPNIPAAEGMVIDKDGKISGLS, from the coding sequence ATGAGTTTCCCAACCGACCTTGAAATTGCAGAATCAGCAAACATCCAACACATTAAAAACATTGCAGAAAAAATAGGAATCCACAATGATGATTTGGAATATTTTGGAAAACACAAAGCCAAAATTCCTTTAAAATACATTGACGAAGAAAAAATCAAAAAGTCCAAACTTATTTTGGTAACCGCGATTAATCCAACTCCTGCAGGTGAGGGAAAAACTACAGTTTCTGTTGGCTTGAACGATGGTCTTAATAAAATTGGAAAAAAATCCATTGCCGTTTTACGCGAACCTTCGCTCGGTCCTGTTTTCGGGGTGAAAGGCGGTGCTGCAGGTGGTGGTTATGCGCAAGTGATTCCGATGGTGGATATTAATCTGCATTTCACGGGAGATTTTGCTGCCATTGAAAAAGCCAATAATCTTCTTTCTGCATTGATTGACAATAATTTACAGAACAAAAAATTCTCATTAAACCTCGACCCAAGAACCATCGTTTGGAAACGAGTGATGGATATGAATGACCGTTCGCTTCGTCATATTGTGGTTGGTTTAGGCGGCTCAAACAACGGAATTACCCGTGAAGAAGGTTTCAACATTACTCCTGCAAGTGAAGTGATGGCGATTCTTTGTTTAAGTCGGGATTTTGAGGATTTGAAAAACCGTTTGGGAAATATTTTCGTGGGTTTTACTTTTGACAAGAAACCGATTTTTGCAAGAGATTTAAAAGCAGAAAATGCGATGGCAATTTTGTTAAGAGATGCCATTAAGCCAAACCTTGTGCAAACTTTGGAAGGAAATCCTGCCATTCTTCACGGTGGACCTTTTGCCAATATTGCACAAGGAACAAACACGATTATTGCTACAAAAACAGGACTTTCATTGGCTGATTATGTCGTGACAGAAGCAGGTTTCGGCGCAGATTTGGGTGCGGAAAAATTCCTCCATATCAAATGTCATTACGGAAAAATAAAACCTGATGCGTATGTAATTGTTGCGACAATTCGTGCACTGCGTTATCACGGTGGTGCGAAAAAAGGTGAATATGAAAAACCCAATCTTCCTTTCGTGAAAAACGGAATTGAAAATTTAAAAAAGCATATTGAAAACGCCTTTAAATTTGGTCTGAAACCCATTGTCGCCATCAATCATTTTGCAACCGATTCTGAAGAGGAAATTGATTTTGTGAAATCCGAATGTGAGAAATTAGGAGTAAAAGCAATTCTCGCCGAAGAATTCTCAAAAGGCGGAGAAGGAATGACCGAATTGGCAAAAGAAGTGGTTTACTGTGCGGATTTTTGTGGAAATGATTTCAAACCGCTTTACAAAGTTGATGATTCTGTTGAATATAAAATAGAGACGATTGCCAAAGAAATTTACGGTGCAGAAAGTGTGGTTTTTTCCCAGAAAGCAAAAAATCAACTGAAAACGATTTATGATTTAGGTTTCGATAAAGTCCCGATTTGTATGGCGAAAACTCAAAAATCTTTAACCGATGATGAGACAAAAATTGGGCGACCTTCTAATTTTAAAATCACGGTTCGCGAATTTGAGTTTGCGGCAGGTGCAGGATTCATTATTCCAATTTTGGGCGATATGATGAGAATGCCCGGCTTACCGAATATTCCTGCTGCGGAAGGAATGGTGATCGACAAGGATGGGAAAATTTCGGGATTGAGTTGA